The Nitrospirales bacterium genome includes a window with the following:
- a CDS encoding ABC transporter permease subunit → MTIDKLMSNVNTTADSADIPETPASSFLSGVTTRTLRRWVDTLATSVITIGGLATIISIFGIFTYLFVEVAPLFYSASHEQTTSSHIVESLANESPRTIGVGIDEYMEVGYLLEKGEISFYALPAGKPVPLESIPKFDEELVTTVARSPGKGDTYGLATRDGRVIPLYVNYQVTFQNDQRSISPVVTSAEPIKAVPTSEPIAQLAYREIENGTVMCALTESGRLFITKVEESESGGLFAQETEVTILQTEVTDEGVDTISVLLLDDLGENLIAGTSAGKLMYWDIRTVENPRLMGTYSVGTSITALSYLIGDRSIVVGTDKGTVSVWMSVINPDVGGDPRLEKIRDFDRHHGAVTAISPSLRDKGFVTTDSSGGIAVHHSTSHQTLLNIEGNGSSVLSVKFSPKSDGVVAVDQAGILTVYDLENEHPESTVASLFSAILYEGYEEPNHIWQSTGGSDAFEPKFGLWPLMFGTLKGTIYAMLLATPIAVLAAIYTAMFMNPNVRAVVKPVVEIMEALPTVVLGFLAGLWFAPLLEKIFPAVVAMFIFLPLAILLVCVGWQFLPPLMRGKSGNVAELLALLVVMGGTVWVCLQMNQQVESWLFDSDYKRWLLSNFGLGYDQRNALVIAFAMGMAVIPTIFSISEDSINNVPRHLVAGSLALGATPWQTLTKLVIVSASPGLFSALMIGLGRVVGETMIVLMATGNTPVMDMNLFNGFRTLSANIAVEMPEAPHGGTLYRLLFLAGLILFLFTSVVNTFAEIVRQRLRARYSQF, encoded by the coding sequence ATGACGATCGACAAGCTTATGAGTAACGTCAACACGACCGCGGATTCAGCTGATATTCCGGAAACCCCGGCTTCTTCTTTTCTATCGGGTGTGACCACCAGAACCTTGCGGCGCTGGGTCGACACATTGGCCACCAGCGTCATCACGATCGGTGGTCTCGCCACGATCATCAGCATATTTGGAATTTTCACGTATCTTTTCGTTGAAGTCGCGCCCCTGTTTTATTCGGCTTCTCACGAGCAAACCACTTCCAGTCACATCGTGGAATCGTTGGCGAATGAATCCCCTCGCACGATCGGCGTAGGGATTGATGAATACATGGAAGTCGGATACCTCCTGGAAAAAGGCGAGATTTCCTTCTATGCACTGCCTGCCGGCAAGCCTGTTCCCCTCGAGTCAATCCCAAAATTTGACGAAGAACTCGTGACCACGGTCGCTCGCTCTCCGGGAAAAGGCGATACGTATGGTCTCGCGACACGTGATGGACGGGTCATTCCCCTCTATGTCAATTATCAGGTCACATTTCAAAACGACCAGAGGAGCATAAGCCCTGTCGTCACTTCTGCAGAGCCGATTAAGGCCGTTCCAACTTCTGAGCCCATCGCCCAACTAGCCTATCGTGAAATTGAAAACGGAACCGTCATGTGTGCCTTGACGGAATCGGGGCGACTCTTCATCACGAAAGTTGAAGAGTCGGAATCCGGAGGTCTCTTCGCGCAAGAGACTGAAGTCACGATCCTTCAAACGGAAGTAACGGATGAGGGCGTTGACACCATTTCAGTCCTGCTCTTGGATGATCTTGGAGAAAATTTGATCGCCGGCACGTCTGCCGGAAAATTAATGTACTGGGATATCAGAACTGTCGAGAACCCAAGATTGATGGGGACCTACTCGGTCGGGACATCCATTACGGCTTTGTCGTACTTGATCGGCGATCGATCGATCGTGGTCGGGACGGATAAAGGGACAGTGTCGGTGTGGATGTCGGTCATCAATCCAGATGTGGGCGGAGATCCGCGATTGGAAAAAATACGAGACTTCGATCGGCATCACGGGGCGGTGACCGCGATTTCTCCTTCATTGCGAGACAAGGGATTTGTCACAACCGATTCTTCCGGTGGGATAGCCGTCCATCATTCGACGTCACATCAGACGTTACTCAATATCGAGGGAAACGGGTCGTCTGTGTTGTCAGTCAAGTTTTCGCCGAAGTCTGATGGTGTCGTTGCCGTGGATCAGGCGGGAATACTCACGGTGTATGATCTCGAGAATGAACACCCGGAATCGACGGTGGCGTCGTTATTTTCGGCGATATTGTACGAAGGCTACGAAGAACCGAATCATATTTGGCAGTCAACTGGAGGGTCTGACGCATTTGAGCCGAAATTTGGCTTATGGCCGTTGATGTTCGGGACGTTGAAGGGCACGATCTACGCGATGCTCCTCGCGACTCCGATCGCGGTATTGGCGGCGATTTACACCGCGATGTTCATGAATCCAAACGTTCGGGCAGTCGTCAAGCCGGTGGTGGAGATCATGGAAGCCCTGCCTACGGTGGTGCTGGGATTTCTTGCTGGATTGTGGTTCGCTCCGTTGCTGGAAAAGATCTTTCCCGCAGTCGTGGCCATGTTCATATTTCTACCGTTGGCGATTCTTCTGGTCTGCGTCGGCTGGCAATTTCTGCCTCCACTGATGAGAGGCAAGTCTGGGAACGTGGCGGAGCTCTTGGCGCTGCTCGTCGTCATGGGCGGGACGGTGTGGGTCTGTTTGCAGATGAATCAGCAGGTTGAAAGTTGGCTGTTTGATTCAGACTATAAGCGATGGTTACTGTCCAACTTTGGGTTGGGGTATGATCAGCGGAATGCGCTCGTGATCGCCTTTGCGATGGGTATGGCGGTCATCCCCACAATTTTTAGCATCTCTGAAGATTCGATCAATAATGTCCCGCGTCATTTAGTGGCGGGGTCCCTCGCTCTCGGGGCGACCCCATGGCAGACCTTGACCAAACTCGTCATCGTTTCAGCCAGCCCTGGGTTGTTTTCCGCGCTGATGATCGGACTCGGACGCGTCGTGGGCGAAACCATGATCGTCTTAATGGCGACCGGTAATACCCCGGTTATGGATATGAATCTGTTTAATGGGTTTCGAACGTTGTCGGCGAACATTGCGGTGGAAATGCCAGAGGCGCCTCATGGCGGAACGCTGTACCGGCTGCTCTTCTTGGCGGGGTTAATCCTGTTTCTGTTCACGTCTGTGGTGAACACCTTCGCCGAAATCGTGAGACAGCGGCTCCGGGCACGCTACAGCCAATTTTAG
- a CDS encoding phosphate ABC transporter substrate-binding protein PstS family protein yields the protein MKAENNLDHLGEKHGSSYVPFLKGATFIGLSLGLILTGTSVTFAGSDSMTDPGWKAYERVSGVSGNVNSIGSDTLNNLMTLWAEGFRKQYPNVKIQIEGKGSSTAPPALIEGTAQLGPMSRQMKAKEMDKFEARFGYKPTAFPVAVDALALYVNKDNPVQCLSMEEVDAAFSKTRRRGYNVSIDTWGKAGLNGTWESRRVSLYGRNSASGTYGFFKEKVLKKGDYRDDVKEQPGSASVVQGVTEDRGGMGYSGIGYKTSGVRAIPLSDKKGQGCFDPTFANASSGKYPLARFLFVYVNKAPGKPLPPLVKEFLSFVYSKEGQQVVIKDGYFPLPQNLIDKKIGEMS from the coding sequence ATGAAGGCAGAAAACAATCTTGATCATTTGGGCGAAAAGCATGGATCGTCTTACGTTCCATTCTTGAAAGGCGCCACATTCATCGGGCTATCGCTCGGTTTGATCCTGACGGGTACGTCGGTGACGTTTGCCGGAAGTGATTCCATGACGGATCCTGGGTGGAAAGCTTACGAACGAGTCAGTGGCGTATCCGGCAATGTGAACAGCATTGGATCTGATACGTTGAATAATCTGATGACATTATGGGCCGAGGGTTTTCGAAAGCAGTACCCGAACGTCAAGATTCAGATCGAAGGGAAGGGGTCGAGCACGGCTCCTCCTGCGTTGATCGAGGGGACCGCGCAACTCGGTCCAATGTCTCGACAGATGAAAGCCAAAGAAATGGATAAATTCGAAGCCAGGTTTGGCTATAAGCCAACGGCGTTTCCCGTGGCCGTCGATGCGCTTGCTTTGTACGTGAACAAGGATAATCCGGTGCAATGTCTGAGCATGGAGGAAGTTGATGCGGCCTTTTCCAAGACCCGTCGGCGCGGCTACAATGTGTCGATCGACACGTGGGGAAAGGCTGGTCTCAATGGAACATGGGAGTCGAGGCGGGTCAGCCTGTATGGCAGGAATTCGGCGTCAGGAACCTATGGGTTTTTTAAAGAGAAAGTCTTGAAAAAAGGTGATTATCGGGATGATGTCAAAGAGCAACCAGGCTCAGCGTCCGTCGTACAGGGCGTGACGGAGGACCGTGGAGGGATGGGGTACAGCGGGATCGGGTATAAAACTTCAGGTGTCCGCGCGATCCCATTGTCCGACAAAAAAGGCCAAGGCTGTTTTGATCCAACGTTTGCCAATGCGTCATCCGGGAAATATCCGTTGGCGCGATTCTTATTCGTCTATGTCAATAAGGCTCCAGGAAAACCCTTGCCGCCGCTGGTAAAGGAATTTTTAAGTTTTGTGTATAGTAAGGAGGGTCAGCAGGTGGTCATAAAGGATGGGTATTTCCCACTGCCGCAGAACTTGATTGATAAAAAGATTGGCGAAATGTCATAA
- a CDS encoding ATP-binding protein has protein sequence MRSPKARAATSSMKRPLSVMLSVVSVLLVAFGIVTGVVLSNNAPDVGWAIVTVACFAALVFGVSLWFMKGLLRPVHDAQSIAGRLLSLFGQQDQDRESRNELEELRNTLTQLSLCVQERLHALEEERAKVTMILDSMVEGVMALDRQGRIVVINPSARRILDLADEQVEARPLLEVVRNRDLADFVDQCQSLTNAEPREREVVLASPQRRVLEINAIPLALVAQQRGLILVLHDITELRRLERVRAEFVANVSHELRTPLTAIKGYLETLLDETSPDPAMYRRFLGVAHSHADRLGRLVKDLMNLSDIEAGKVCLKQEPLSLMEVVNEVSGIYEREAVKKGITFENRVAADVQVYADRDRVSQIIVNLLDNALKYTASNGQVTFSTVSSNGASGPVTLEIRDTGQGIPPSDLSRITERFYRVDKARSREEGGTGLGLAIVKHLVHLQGGTIHIDSTVGKGTTVKVVLPAQASSVSMNLA, from the coding sequence ATGCGGAGCCCTAAGGCACGGGCGGCGACCTCGTCGATGAAACGTCCGCTTTCCGTCATGCTTTCTGTCGTGTCTGTGCTTTTGGTGGCGTTCGGGATCGTCACTGGCGTGGTGTTAAGCAACAACGCGCCGGACGTGGGTTGGGCTATTGTCACTGTGGCGTGTTTCGCGGCACTGGTATTTGGAGTCTCTCTCTGGTTCATGAAGGGACTCTTGAGGCCGGTGCACGACGCGCAAAGTATCGCGGGGCGACTCCTTTCGTTATTCGGTCAACAAGACCAGGATCGGGAATCCAGGAATGAATTAGAAGAGCTACGGAACACTCTCACGCAACTTTCTTTGTGTGTGCAAGAACGTCTGCATGCTCTTGAGGAGGAGCGGGCCAAAGTCACCATGATCCTTGATAGCATGGTGGAGGGCGTTATGGCTCTGGACCGGCAAGGACGAATCGTGGTGATCAATCCCAGTGCGCGAAGAATCTTGGACTTGGCTGACGAACAGGTCGAAGCTCGTCCGTTGTTGGAAGTCGTCAGGAACCGGGACCTGGCAGACTTTGTGGATCAGTGCCAATCGCTCACGAATGCCGAGCCTCGTGAGCGGGAAGTGGTGCTGGCGAGCCCTCAACGCCGGGTACTGGAGATTAATGCCATCCCGCTTGCCTTGGTCGCGCAACAGCGCGGACTGATTCTCGTGCTTCACGACATTACCGAACTCCGACGCTTAGAGCGTGTCCGGGCCGAGTTTGTGGCGAATGTCTCGCATGAACTTCGTACCCCTCTGACGGCCATCAAAGGCTATTTGGAGACGTTGCTCGATGAAACGTCTCCTGATCCAGCCATGTATCGCCGCTTTTTGGGCGTGGCCCATTCCCACGCGGATCGGCTGGGCCGATTGGTCAAGGATCTGATGAACCTCTCGGACATTGAGGCTGGCAAGGTTTGTCTGAAACAGGAGCCGTTGTCATTGATGGAAGTGGTCAATGAAGTGTCTGGGATCTACGAGCGAGAGGCCGTGAAGAAAGGCATCACGTTCGAGAATCGGGTTGCTGCCGACGTGCAGGTTTACGCGGATCGGGACCGGGTCAGTCAAATCATCGTGAATCTGCTGGACAATGCCCTCAAGTATACGGCGAGTAATGGGCAAGTGACGTTCTCGACGGTGTCCTCAAACGGAGCGTCTGGACCTGTGACGTTGGAGATACGCGACACCGGTCAAGGCATTCCCCCTTCAGATCTTTCACGCATCACGGAACGGTTTTATCGAGTCGATAAGGCACGCTCACGCGAAGAAGGCGGGACGGGGCTTGGGCTGGCTATCGTCAAACATCTTGTGCATTTGCAGGGAGGGACCATTCACATTGACAGCACAGTGGGAAAAGGAACCACGGTCAAGGTAGTGCTTCCCGCACAGGCTTCTTCAGTTTCAATGAATCTTGCCTAG
- a CDS encoding response regulator, translated as MAQTVLIVDDEADIVELVRFHVEKEGLLCLDAATGDSALHLAREKKPDLLILDLMLPGIDGLEVCRMLRKDPTTAHMAIIMLTAKAEEVDRIVGLEMGADDYIVKPFSPRELVARVKAVLRRGREPDDSPIKKVGALDVDEAKHQVHVEGQIVELTVKEFDLLCALMRANGRVLNRNQILESVWGYTNAIDIESRTVDVHVRRLREKLGSEQGRIVTVKGVGYRFNAEP; from the coding sequence ATGGCACAGACTGTGTTAATCGTTGACGATGAAGCCGACATTGTTGAGCTTGTTCGGTTTCATGTTGAAAAAGAGGGGTTGCTCTGTCTCGATGCCGCGACCGGCGACAGTGCGCTCCATTTGGCCCGGGAGAAGAAGCCGGACCTGTTAATCCTCGACTTGATGCTTCCAGGAATCGATGGCTTGGAAGTCTGCCGAATGCTTCGCAAGGATCCTACGACGGCTCACATGGCCATCATTATGCTGACGGCGAAAGCCGAGGAGGTCGATCGAATCGTAGGACTGGAAATGGGAGCCGATGATTATATCGTCAAACCCTTCAGTCCTCGAGAGCTTGTGGCGCGCGTCAAGGCCGTGTTGCGTCGAGGGCGGGAGCCGGACGACAGCCCGATCAAGAAGGTCGGAGCGCTCGATGTGGATGAAGCCAAGCATCAAGTGCACGTTGAAGGGCAAATCGTGGAATTGACGGTCAAAGAATTTGATTTGTTGTGCGCGCTCATGCGGGCCAACGGACGAGTCTTGAATCGCAATCAAATTCTCGAATCCGTTTGGGGGTATACGAATGCTATCGATATTGAGTCCAGGACCGTCGATGTGCACGTCCGGCGACTCCGGGAAAAACTTGGATCTGAGCAAGGGAGAATCGTGACCGTGAAAGGCGTGGGGTATCGATTCAATGCGGAGCCCTAA
- a CDS encoding TM0106 family RecB-like putative nuclease — MKSITAQDLYNFTKCAHRVYLDAHGDLSQKGTVNTFIRLLWELGLQTEREYLASLEDQEVADLQPLSLNVAFDETIRLMEQGVAVIYQGCLQDDSYVGRPDLLVKCEEASSRFGDYCYEPIEIKAGKGWEQTEGRKPRFKEHYAFQVLFYRMLLKSHQGTLPTLARIINGQKEFEVFDPAPFESDFSLALEQVRRLVNADDTSEPVLGSQCYLCGWFNRCEQWVRERSDPTSLFFVGKQKFLMKTVGLHTVEDIARMEIGDYLKPPKKIPRMGERSLARMKQRAQVLLRHEPRIQPGYAFPDRAREIYFDIEDDPTQSLTYLYGLLIREGKNPPSYQYFLAREPQEEEQTVRAFWDFLASVDEGTYYVYSHKERTSLKQLMERYGLDRAVFDRYVEREYDLYSDLIVIYSDWPTFSYSIKHIAKMVGFRWRDPDPSGANSIAWFNDYLKNPSQQALLERILRYNEDDCAAMMAIKDYFAQQHPVMKETVNE, encoded by the coding sequence ATGAAATCCATCACAGCCCAAGACCTGTATAATTTCACGAAGTGCGCCCATCGCGTCTATTTGGACGCCCATGGTGATTTGAGTCAAAAAGGAACAGTCAACACGTTTATCCGGCTGCTGTGGGAACTGGGCCTGCAAACGGAACGCGAATATTTGGCGTCGTTGGAGGACCAGGAGGTCGCGGACTTGCAGCCGCTTTCATTGAATGTCGCGTTTGACGAAACGATTCGATTGATGGAGCAAGGCGTGGCCGTGATCTATCAGGGGTGTCTTCAAGATGATTCCTACGTGGGCCGACCGGACTTGTTGGTGAAATGCGAAGAGGCGTCTTCTCGGTTTGGCGATTATTGTTATGAACCGATCGAGATTAAGGCCGGCAAGGGATGGGAGCAGACGGAAGGACGTAAGCCAAGGTTCAAGGAGCATTATGCGTTTCAAGTGCTTTTTTATCGAATGCTCTTGAAAAGCCACCAAGGGACTCTTCCAACGCTCGCGCGAATCATCAATGGCCAGAAAGAATTTGAAGTGTTCGATCCTGCGCCATTTGAATCCGACTTTTCCCTGGCCTTAGAACAGGTGCGTCGATTGGTGAATGCGGATGATACTTCTGAACCGGTTCTGGGCAGTCAGTGTTATTTGTGCGGATGGTTCAATCGCTGCGAGCAGTGGGTGCGCGAACGTTCTGACCCGACGAGTTTATTTTTCGTGGGCAAACAGAAATTTCTCATGAAAACGGTGGGGCTTCACACGGTCGAAGACATTGCACGAATGGAGATAGGAGACTATCTCAAGCCACCGAAGAAAATCCCCAGGATGGGAGAACGGTCGCTGGCGCGGATGAAGCAGAGAGCCCAAGTTCTTTTACGCCATGAACCACGCATTCAACCAGGATACGCATTTCCGGACCGCGCGCGCGAAATCTACTTTGATATTGAAGATGACCCGACACAATCTCTGACCTATTTATATGGTCTCTTGATTCGAGAAGGGAAAAATCCCCCATCGTATCAGTATTTTCTCGCGCGCGAGCCTCAAGAAGAGGAGCAGACTGTTCGAGCGTTCTGGGACTTTCTTGCCTCGGTGGATGAAGGGACCTACTATGTGTATTCACACAAGGAGCGAACATCTTTAAAACAACTCATGGAACGATATGGGCTGGATCGAGCGGTCTTTGACCGGTATGTCGAACGGGAATACGATTTGTACTCCGATCTGATCGTGATTTACTCTGACTGGCCCACCTTTTCCTATAGCATCAAGCATATCGCCAAAATGGTGGGGTTCCGGTGGAGAGACCCTGATCCCTCTGGGGCGAATTCCATCGCCTGGTTTAATGACTATTTGAAAAATCCTTCTCAACAGGCTTTGCTTGAACGGATTTTACGGTATAACGAAGATGATTGCGCAGCCATGATGGCGATCAAAGACTACTTTGCGCAACAACATCCCGTCATGAAGGAGACGGTCAACGAATAG
- a CDS encoding AAA family ATPase: MSAASGILTKPVVEVESTRSVKGPQAPTSLKDTGLSEELLIQLLVKTLVSTGELTEASGGAHLKLPYSVMKELFTILQRDKLCAVRGHGEPLGVLYRYTLTDEGRNRAQAYFEISRYVGPAPVPLAQYAEMINRQPISRLKINRAIVEQATAHLILPEKTVEQIGEAINSGWPIFLYGPPGNGKTVIAEAIGQMLKMVGGGEIYIPYAVEVDGQIIQVFDPISHQSSGAPVEVSNSFIETKIECDPRWELCRRPVEFAGGELTMGMLDLSFNPIAKYYKAPPHIKANGGVFLIDDFGRQLVRPRDLLNRWIVPLEKRVDYLTLHSGKVFQIPFDTIVIFATNLEPQKLADEAFLRRIRNKVYIADPTRQQYAYIFQKICESKGVPFVPEAVEYLFENIYDKYHLNMRSCHPRDLIEQVVSIAKFKDVPPTLDKTLLDRACHTYFFVEEEQGEADAGEY, from the coding sequence ATGAGTGCTGCCTCAGGAATTCTTACGAAACCAGTGGTCGAAGTCGAATCTACTCGCTCGGTGAAGGGCCCACAAGCGCCTACGTCACTCAAGGACACGGGGCTGTCCGAAGAATTGCTCATCCAGTTACTCGTCAAAACGCTCGTGTCGACTGGTGAGCTGACAGAAGCGAGTGGTGGAGCACATCTGAAGCTTCCTTATAGCGTGATGAAAGAACTGTTTACGATTCTTCAGCGAGACAAGCTCTGTGCCGTACGGGGGCATGGTGAACCCTTGGGGGTTCTGTATCGGTATACACTCACGGATGAAGGCCGTAATCGTGCACAAGCCTATTTTGAGATTAGTCGGTACGTGGGGCCGGCTCCCGTTCCGCTCGCGCAGTATGCCGAGATGATCAATCGTCAACCGATTAGTCGATTGAAGATTAATCGGGCGATCGTCGAACAGGCGACGGCGCACCTGATCCTTCCTGAAAAAACGGTGGAGCAAATCGGAGAGGCGATTAATTCTGGTTGGCCTATCTTCCTGTATGGCCCGCCAGGCAATGGAAAGACGGTCATCGCTGAAGCCATCGGGCAAATGCTGAAAATGGTCGGGGGAGGAGAAATTTATATCCCGTATGCGGTGGAAGTCGACGGGCAAATCATTCAAGTGTTTGACCCAATCTCGCATCAATCCTCAGGGGCACCGGTTGAGGTATCGAATTCGTTCATTGAAACCAAGATCGAATGCGACCCACGTTGGGAATTATGTCGTCGACCCGTCGAGTTTGCGGGAGGAGAATTGACGATGGGAATGTTGGATTTATCGTTCAATCCCATCGCGAAGTATTACAAAGCCCCGCCACATATTAAAGCCAACGGGGGAGTCTTTCTGATCGATGACTTCGGGCGGCAACTCGTTCGGCCACGAGATTTGCTGAACCGATGGATCGTGCCGCTAGAAAAACGCGTCGATTATTTGACCCTCCACAGTGGAAAAGTCTTTCAGATTCCGTTCGATACCATCGTCATTTTTGCGACCAATCTGGAACCCCAGAAGCTCGCCGATGAAGCGTTTCTCCGACGAATCAGGAATAAGGTGTACATCGCTGATCCCACACGGCAACAATATGCGTATATTTTTCAAAAAATATGCGAGAGCAAGGGCGTGCCATTTGTGCCGGAAGCCGTAGAATATTTATTCGAAAATATTTACGACAAGTATCATCTCAACATGCGAAGCTGTCACCCACGAGATCTGATCGAGCAAGTCGTGAGCATTGCCAAGTTCAAGGATGTGCCTCCCACGCTCGATAAAACACTGCTCGATCGAGCTTGTCATACCTATTTCTTCGTGGAGGAAGAGCAGGGAGAAGCGGATGCCGGAGAGTACTAG
- a CDS encoding ABC transporter substrate-binding protein, with the protein MVGIQPFHSQSITLFLGFWLRIAIAGLCLGCAEDPSTPALSFGLASGPANFDPRFATDATSARLNRLLYARLVDFDDATRPIPSLAEWQQLSPTHYRFHLRPQRSAFHHGPRLTAYDVKATYEFVVNPKHHSPHRSSLSLISKIDALSEDIVDFHLKTPDRLFTSYLVIGILPSKLIQQQHPFHSHPIGSGPFAFVERPDDARWRLIRRVDGQMFEFLRIPDPTVRAIKLLAGEISMTQNDLPYEVIAFLEAQNQIRVQRQKGANFTYLGFNLQDPIVGQRSVREAMAHAIDREKIIQYLFQGSAQPANALFPPEHWVGSPHLSGYAYDPVRARQLLQDAGFDRKHPPRITYKTTTDPFRLRLAAILQAQLTEVGFHVSIQSHDWGTFYGDIKAGRFQMYSLSWVGLKTPDIFHYAFHSQSLPPSGANRGHFLDEQTDRLIDQAQSAQDADQQQAIYRRLQSHLLQALPYVPLWFAEHVFIAKQDIQGYRLSSDGNFDGLLEVNPSRPLITATPSRQGRT; encoded by the coding sequence ATGGTCGGCATACAGCCTTTTCATTCTCAGTCCATCACCCTTTTTCTGGGCTTTTGGCTTCGTATCGCGATCGCAGGACTCTGCCTGGGTTGCGCCGAAGATCCTTCCACACCGGCCCTCAGTTTTGGGCTGGCCAGCGGGCCAGCGAATTTTGATCCCCGCTTCGCCACAGACGCCACATCAGCCAGGTTAAATCGACTGCTCTATGCGCGACTCGTGGATTTTGATGACGCAACGCGACCGATTCCATCACTGGCCGAGTGGCAACAATTATCGCCCACCCACTACCGGTTTCACTTACGGCCACAACGTTCGGCATTCCATCATGGTCCTCGCCTCACCGCTTATGATGTGAAAGCCACGTATGAATTCGTCGTCAACCCGAAACATCACTCTCCCCACCGAAGTTCGCTCTCGCTCATTTCCAAGATTGACGCGCTCTCAGAAGACATCGTGGACTTCCATCTGAAAACGCCAGACCGGCTCTTTACGAGCTATCTTGTTATCGGCATTCTTCCGTCGAAACTTATTCAACAGCAACATCCTTTTCATAGCCATCCTATCGGCAGCGGACCCTTCGCCTTCGTCGAGCGACCAGATGACGCTCGTTGGCGCTTGATTCGCCGAGTCGATGGTCAAATGTTTGAGTTTTTACGTATTCCTGACCCGACCGTGCGGGCGATAAAGCTGTTGGCCGGCGAAATAAGCATGACGCAGAACGATCTCCCGTATGAAGTGATCGCGTTTCTTGAAGCCCAGAATCAGATTCGGGTCCAACGACAAAAAGGCGCGAACTTTACGTATCTTGGCTTTAACCTACAAGACCCCATCGTCGGTCAACGCAGCGTTCGGGAGGCCATGGCCCACGCCATCGACCGCGAGAAAATTATTCAGTATCTCTTTCAAGGTTCCGCCCAACCAGCCAATGCCCTGTTTCCTCCCGAACATTGGGTTGGCTCCCCTCATTTATCGGGATATGCGTACGATCCGGTCCGTGCCCGACAGCTGTTACAGGATGCCGGCTTCGACCGCAAACATCCGCCCCGTATTACGTACAAGACCACGACTGATCCGTTTCGACTTCGATTGGCGGCCATTCTTCAAGCGCAACTGACCGAGGTGGGGTTCCATGTTTCTATCCAAAGTCACGATTGGGGAACCTTTTACGGCGACATCAAAGCCGGTCGATTTCAGATGTATAGTTTGTCCTGGGTTGGGTTAAAGACTCCGGATATCTTTCATTACGCATTCCATAGCCAGTCCCTCCCTCCTAGCGGAGCCAACCGGGGACACTTTCTCGACGAACAGACAGACAGGCTCATCGACCAGGCACAGAGCGCCCAAGACGCCGACCAGCAACAAGCCATCTATCGCCGTCTGCAGAGTCATTTGCTCCAGGCTTTGCCTTACGTCCCATTGTGGTTCGCAGAACATGTGTTCATCGCGAAACAGGACATTCAGGGATACCGGCTTTCATCTGACGGCAACTTCGACGGTCTCCTAGAAGTCAACCCGTCACGACCGTTGATAACAGCGACGCCATCCCGTCAAGGACGGACATGA
- a CDS encoding ABC transporter permease has translation MTRFLLTRCSSALFVILGVCCLVFILIHLIPGDPIDVMLGENAHPTDKEALRKAMGFHLPVHVQLRDYLLRLLQLDLGHSIHSGRAITEILQERLPATIELGLAAFLVSILLAFPLGIAAAMRQNTVTDVAAMTFALGGVSIPNFWMGPMLILVGALWLGWFPVSGREGFLSLVLPALTLGTAMAAILSRMIRSALLEVIHEDYIRTAHAKGLSSVRTTFHHALRNAMLPVLTLLGLQLGALLSGAVITETIFSWPGLGSLMIEAIQQRDYPIVQAAILCISGLYIGVNLLTDVLYAWIDPRIRIQETS, from the coding sequence ATGACAAGATTTCTTCTGACAAGGTGTTCGAGCGCCTTGTTCGTTATCCTGGGCGTCTGTTGCCTGGTTTTCATCCTCATTCATCTGATTCCAGGAGATCCCATTGATGTCATGTTGGGAGAAAATGCACACCCCACGGACAAAGAGGCCCTGAGAAAAGCCATGGGATTCCATCTTCCAGTCCATGTGCAACTGCGCGATTATCTTCTTCGGCTGTTGCAGTTAGATCTGGGGCATTCGATTCATTCAGGTCGAGCCATCACCGAAATCCTTCAAGAACGGTTACCCGCCACGATAGAGCTCGGCCTGGCAGCGTTCCTGGTCTCGATCCTCTTGGCCTTTCCCCTGGGAATCGCAGCGGCCATGCGTCAGAATACCGTGACGGATGTCGCAGCCATGACATTCGCGCTTGGCGGAGTCTCAATTCCGAATTTTTGGATGGGGCCGATGCTCATACTCGTCGGAGCATTATGGCTAGGCTGGTTTCCGGTCAGTGGCCGAGAAGGCTTTCTCTCGCTCGTTCTTCCGGCGCTGACACTCGGAACAGCCATGGCGGCGATCTTATCGCGCATGATACGAAGCGCGCTGCTGGAAGTGATTCATGAAGACTACATCCGAACAGCCCACGCCAAGGGTCTCTCGAGCGTCCGTACCACGTTTCATCATGCGTTGCGTAATGCGATGCTTCCCGTCCTGACCCTTCTGGGTCTGCAATTAGGCGCATTACTCAGCGGAGCGGTCATTACCGAAACCATTTTTTCCTGGCCAGGCCTGGGGTCATTGATGATCGAAGCCATTCAACAACGAGATTACCCCATTGTGCAGGCCGCAATTCTGTGCATCAGCGGCCTATATATCGGAGTGAACCTCTTGACTGACGTGCTTTACGCGTGGATTGATCCTCGAATCCGTATTCAAGAGACCTCATGA